The following are encoded in a window of Kaistia algarum genomic DNA:
- a CDS encoding nickel-dependent lactate racemase family protein has product MSQDSVAISYGRGHLPVRLPPEAKATLVRKRQLPKLADPAEALRLALTEPIAAKPLAELAQGRRSACILICDITRPVPNRLFLRPMIETMIAAGIPLDRISVLIATGLHRPNLGDELAELVGDPWVLENVRVVNHDARDEAAHVDLGYTTTRRTPVKLDRLFVEADLRIATGLVEPHFMAGWSGGRKVIAPGVAHHETIRTFHSARFMEDPLAVQCNLVGNPLHEEQLEIVRTLGEVYALNTVLDEDRDLVCITFGEIIASHQAAVDFVAAATIVPFDKKFSTVVTSSAGYPLDKTYYQTIKGMVTPLDILKPGGTLIIASECSEGFGSPEFRDAQARLVALGPERFLATLTAKTLAEIDEWQTEMQLKPMRLGKVALYSTGLAGDDRRLTGVTLIDDIETAIAESIAASGDRDVAVIPEGPYVVPRYTP; this is encoded by the coding sequence ATGAGCCAGGACTCGGTTGCAATCTCCTATGGGCGCGGCCACTTGCCGGTTCGCCTTCCGCCGGAAGCAAAGGCGACGCTGGTACGCAAGCGGCAGCTACCCAAGCTGGCCGACCCGGCGGAGGCGCTTCGCCTGGCGCTCACCGAACCGATCGCGGCAAAGCCGCTCGCCGAGCTCGCCCAAGGACGGCGCAGCGCCTGCATCCTCATCTGCGACATAACACGGCCCGTGCCCAACCGGCTCTTCCTGCGGCCGATGATCGAGACCATGATCGCCGCCGGTATCCCGCTCGATCGGATCTCCGTGCTGATCGCGACCGGGTTGCATCGACCCAATCTCGGCGACGAACTCGCCGAGCTGGTGGGCGACCCCTGGGTGCTGGAGAATGTCCGGGTCGTCAATCACGACGCGCGCGACGAGGCGGCGCATGTCGATCTCGGCTATACGACGACGCGCCGCACGCCGGTCAAGCTCGACCGCCTGTTCGTGGAGGCCGACCTGCGCATCGCGACCGGTCTCGTCGAGCCTCATTTCATGGCCGGCTGGTCGGGTGGTCGCAAGGTCATCGCGCCCGGCGTTGCCCATCACGAGACGATCCGGACCTTTCATTCGGCACGCTTCATGGAGGACCCGCTGGCGGTCCAGTGCAATCTCGTCGGCAACCCTCTGCATGAGGAGCAGCTGGAGATCGTCCGCACGCTGGGCGAGGTCTATGCGCTGAACACGGTTCTGGATGAGGACCGCGATCTGGTCTGCATCACCTTCGGCGAAATCATCGCCAGCCACCAGGCTGCGGTGGATTTCGTCGCCGCCGCGACGATCGTTCCGTTCGACAAGAAGTTCTCGACCGTCGTTACCTCGTCGGCCGGCTATCCGCTCGACAAGACCTACTACCAGACCATCAAGGGCATGGTGACGCCGCTCGACATCCTGAAGCCGGGCGGCACGCTGATCATCGCATCGGAATGCTCGGAAGGCTTCGGATCGCCCGAATTCCGCGACGCGCAGGCGCGGCTGGTTGCGCTGGGTCCCGAGAGGTTCCTGGCGACGCTAACCGCCAAGACGCTGGCCGAGATCGACGAATGGCAGACCGAGATGCAGCTGAAGCCCATGCGTCTGGGCAAGGTGGCGCTCTATTCGACAGGCCTTGCCGGCGACGACCGCCGACTGACCGGCGTCACTCTGATCGATGACATCGAGACCGCGATTGCCGAGAGTATCGCGGCAAGCGGAGATCGCGATGTCGCCGTCATTCCGGAAGGCCCCTATGTCGTGCCTCGGTACACCCCATAG
- a CDS encoding ABC transporter permease, producing MRTASDIRSLLAAGWLQGAIPPFLLVVLVLLIEIAAPGFLSGETLMLLLSNTAVLFILAAGVTFVILIGGIDLSIQAVASLASVILAQLLPRLGLWAFPIAILAGTVFGVLSGYVHVRLKVPSFVATLATGGVVAGIALWIADGRAITIEEGGRANTAWINGTVGGIPSVVLIATLIGLIAFFALRYTRFGRYSLAVGAGEPAALAAGINVPRTKIIAFAVSGTLAAIAGAILAARLSSGSPNLANQLLLPAIAAVIVGGTAITGGLGGVARTAVGALIISIVRIGMTFVGINIFAENVVFGSVLILAVAITIDRSKIAIIK from the coding sequence ATGAGAACCGCTTCCGATATCCGATCGCTTCTGGCCGCCGGCTGGCTCCAAGGCGCCATTCCGCCTTTCCTTCTGGTCGTCCTCGTCCTCCTCATTGAGATCGCCGCCCCCGGATTTCTCTCCGGCGAGACGCTGATGCTGCTGCTATCCAACACGGCGGTCCTCTTCATTCTGGCGGCCGGCGTCACTTTCGTCATCCTGATCGGCGGCATCGATCTCTCGATCCAGGCGGTGGCGTCGCTGGCCAGCGTCATCCTGGCGCAGCTCCTGCCGAGGCTGGGCTTGTGGGCGTTCCCGATCGCCATCCTCGCGGGCACGGTCTTCGGTGTTCTTTCCGGCTATGTGCATGTCCGGCTCAAGGTCCCATCTTTCGTGGCGACGCTGGCAACCGGCGGTGTCGTGGCGGGTATCGCGCTCTGGATCGCGGATGGACGGGCGATCACCATCGAGGAAGGTGGCCGCGCCAATACCGCCTGGATCAACGGAACCGTCGGCGGCATCCCGTCCGTCGTACTGATTGCGACGCTGATCGGGCTCATCGCCTTCTTTGCGCTGCGTTACACCCGGTTCGGGCGCTACAGCCTGGCGGTGGGTGCCGGGGAGCCGGCCGCGCTCGCCGCCGGCATCAATGTTCCCCGTACGAAGATCATCGCCTTTGCGGTCTCCGGGACGCTGGCCGCCATCGCCGGGGCGATCCTCGCGGCGCGACTCTCAAGCGGCTCGCCCAATCTCGCCAATCAGCTTCTGTTGCCCGCGATCGCTGCCGTCATTGTCGGCGGCACGGCCATCACCGGCGGCCTCGGCGGGGTTGCCCGCACGGCGGTCGGCGCCCTTATCATCTCGATCGTCCGGATCGGCATGACCTTCGTCGGCATCAACATCTTTGCGGAAAATGTCGTCTTCGGCAGCGTGCTGATCTTGGCGGTCGCGATCACGATCGACCGCAGCAAGATCGCGATCATCAAATGA
- a CDS encoding FadR/GntR family transcriptional regulator yields MTLKLDKVSRGPNLSTLVASSISREIAQGRLKPGDQLPTEQKLALTFGVSRNVIREAIARLRSEGRIWSQQGRGAFVADEPNATVLTIDYDALQQASAFRSLFELRGILEVQAAALAAQRRTDADIAAMREALETMTNVPYGSVTWLTTDLNFHKTVASATGNAYMLQFLTFVSERVRDSILASGNQKKSEELARVTIGEHQLILDAIEAQQPDAARQAMLAHLSGAARRVGLSDEPIG; encoded by the coding sequence GTGACTTTGAAGCTCGACAAGGTGAGCCGCGGTCCCAATCTCTCGACCTTGGTTGCGAGTTCGATTTCACGCGAGATCGCCCAGGGCCGGTTGAAGCCGGGCGACCAATTGCCCACCGAGCAGAAGCTGGCATTGACCTTCGGTGTCAGCCGCAATGTCATCCGCGAGGCCATTGCCAGGCTTCGCTCCGAGGGTCGTATCTGGTCCCAGCAAGGTCGCGGCGCCTTCGTTGCCGATGAGCCGAACGCTACCGTGCTGACGATCGACTACGACGCCTTGCAGCAGGCGTCGGCGTTTCGCAGCCTGTTCGAATTGCGCGGAATTCTCGAGGTCCAGGCGGCGGCGCTGGCGGCCCAGCGGCGGACGGACGCGGATATCGCCGCGATGCGCGAGGCGCTCGAGACGATGACCAACGTCCCCTATGGCAGCGTCACGTGGCTGACGACAGACCTCAATTTCCACAAGACGGTCGCCTCTGCGACCGGCAATGCCTACATGCTGCAATTCCTGACCTTCGTCTCCGAACGCGTTCGGGACAGTATCCTAGCCTCGGGCAACCAGAAGAAATCCGAGGAACTCGCCCGCGTGACGATCGGCGAGCACCAGCTCATTCTCGATGCGATCGAAGCGCAGCAACCCGATGCCGCTCGCCAGGCCATGCTGGCTCATCTCTCGGGTGCGGCACGCCGCGTTGGGCTCTCCGATGAGCCGATCGGATAG
- a CDS encoding sugar ABC transporter ATP-binding protein, with protein MLSAHSISKSFSGVPALKGVSLEIRPNEVVGLIGENGAGKSTLMRIFAGTHQPDGGTLMRDGEPVRLRHARDGAAHGIGMVFQEQSLLLNLSVAENIYLGQESQFVRFGLVDWKGMRSAAKRQLGKIGVDIDVTARTSELTFAARQMVELAKALTLEETVERPLVILLDEPTSVLSGGDIEILFNRVRSLKSRASFVFVSHRLDEVLRISDRVYTMKDGEVVAEHRAADITGPELHKIMVGRGLQTAYYKEDRQLPPRSEILVEAAGLGAIGAYSKVDLAIRAGEIVGIAGVVGSGREEVTRTIGGFMPHSEGTLTILGEAVHFRSPEQAVRRSVGYVPRERRVEGLVMFLSIAENITLGDLSAVIQNGVINYRRERTLATEWIRRLHIKAPGPDIACRKLSGGNQQKVVLARWMTAGSRVLILDHPTRGLDVGAKEEVYELVRELSSQGVAILLISDTLEETIGLSHRVIVMRDGAVTARFDAEPGHKPDQVDVVRAMV; from the coding sequence ATGCTCTCAGCGCATTCGATCAGCAAGTCATTTTCAGGCGTTCCTGCGCTCAAGGGCGTCTCGCTGGAGATCCGCCCCAACGAGGTCGTTGGCCTGATCGGCGAGAACGGTGCCGGCAAGTCCACCCTGATGCGGATTTTCGCGGGTACGCATCAGCCCGATGGCGGGACGTTGATGCGGGATGGCGAACCGGTACGCCTGCGCCATGCCCGCGATGGCGCCGCCCATGGCATCGGCATGGTGTTCCAGGAGCAGTCGCTGCTGCTCAATCTGTCTGTCGCCGAGAACATCTATCTCGGCCAGGAGAGCCAGTTCGTCCGATTTGGGCTCGTCGATTGGAAGGGGATGCGTTCCGCCGCGAAGCGACAGCTGGGCAAGATCGGCGTCGATATCGACGTGACCGCGCGAACCTCGGAGCTGACCTTCGCCGCCCGCCAGATGGTGGAACTAGCCAAGGCGCTGACGCTCGAGGAGACCGTCGAGCGACCCCTCGTGATCCTTCTGGACGAACCGACTTCGGTCCTGAGCGGCGGCGACATCGAAATACTGTTCAACCGGGTCCGGTCGTTGAAATCGCGCGCAAGCTTCGTCTTCGTGTCCCACCGTCTCGACGAAGTGCTCCGCATTTCCGACCGGGTCTACACGATGAAGGATGGGGAAGTGGTGGCGGAGCATCGTGCCGCCGATATCACCGGTCCGGAACTCCACAAGATCATGGTCGGCCGCGGCTTGCAGACCGCTTACTACAAGGAAGACCGGCAGCTTCCGCCCCGAAGCGAAATCCTTGTCGAAGCCGCGGGCCTCGGCGCCATCGGCGCGTACAGCAAGGTCGACCTTGCGATCCGGGCCGGAGAAATCGTCGGGATCGCCGGCGTGGTCGGCTCGGGTCGCGAGGAGGTGACGCGCACCATCGGCGGCTTCATGCCCCATAGCGAGGGCACGCTGACTATCCTGGGCGAAGCCGTCCATTTCCGGTCCCCCGAACAGGCCGTGCGCCGTAGTGTCGGCTATGTCCCGCGCGAGCGTCGCGTCGAAGGACTCGTGATGTTTCTGTCTATTGCCGAGAACATCACCCTCGGCGATCTCTCGGCCGTCATCCAGAATGGCGTGATCAATTATCGGCGCGAGCGGACCCTCGCGACGGAATGGATCCGCCGCCTCCATATCAAGGCGCCCGGCCCGGATATCGCCTGCCGCAAGCTCTCGGGCGGCAATCAGCAGAAGGTCGTGCTGGCGCGATGGATGACGGCCGGCTCCCGCGTCCTCATCCTCGATCATCCGACGCGCGGCCTCGATGTCGGCGCCAAGGAGGAGGTCTATGAGCTGGTCCGCGAGCTTTCGAGCCAGGGCGTCGCCATCCTGCTGATCTCCGACACGCTGGAGGAAACCATCGGGCTTTCCCACCGGGTGATCGTCATGCGCGACGGTGCGGTCACCGCGCGGTTCGACGCCGAGCCGGGCCACAAGCCCGACCAGGTCGATGTCGTCAGGGCGATGGTGTGA
- a CDS encoding FadR/GntR family transcriptional regulator: MADKDDVVFGAIQQVPNLRSGLADTLIAQIESGALKPGQRLPTEQAIVQATGVSRTIVREALATLRAKGLIATRQGLGAFVSINPPLRSFNIPPDDLESIDDVQRVLELRMGIECEAASLAALRRTPEDIERMQSCLDALDQAVGEGGYGAQEDFAFHRSILVATHNSYYGRLFDTFGSSMVPRQWARLDRMTASERKLHAARMRREHHAIFAAIRDGNETAARRSIRSHLSKSAARFEEMRDAKISP; this comes from the coding sequence ATGGCGGACAAGGACGACGTCGTATTCGGCGCGATCCAGCAGGTGCCCAACCTGCGGAGCGGACTCGCTGACACGCTGATCGCCCAGATCGAATCCGGTGCGCTGAAACCGGGGCAGCGCTTGCCCACCGAGCAGGCCATCGTGCAGGCAACGGGCGTCAGCCGGACGATCGTCCGAGAAGCGCTGGCGACGTTGCGCGCAAAGGGCCTCATCGCGACGCGGCAAGGGCTTGGTGCCTTCGTTTCCATCAACCCACCGCTGCGGTCCTTCAACATTCCGCCGGACGACCTCGAATCGATCGACGACGTCCAGCGCGTGCTCGAATTGCGGATGGGGATCGAGTGCGAGGCGGCGAGTCTGGCCGCGCTCCGCCGCACGCCGGAAGACATCGAGCGGATGCAGTCCTGTCTCGATGCCCTCGACCAGGCCGTCGGCGAGGGCGGCTATGGCGCGCAGGAAGACTTCGCCTTCCATCGATCCATTCTGGTGGCGACGCACAATTCCTATTATGGCCGCCTCTTCGACACGTTTGGCAGCAGCATGGTTCCGCGCCAATGGGCGAGGCTGGACCGGATGACGGCCTCGGAGCGCAAGCTTCACGCGGCGCGCATGCGAAGGGAGCATCACGCCATCTTCGCGGCCATTCGCGATGGCAACGAAACGGCGGCGCGGCGATCGATCCGAAGCCATCTGTCGAAAAGCGCGGCGCGCTTCGAGGAAATGCGCGACGCGAAGATTTCTCCCTGA
- the larC gene encoding nickel pincer cofactor biosynthesis protein LarC, whose translation MLHLHLDPVGGMAGDMFVAALLDLRPDLEEGLKAALALCPLIETVECSLLPHDDGILTGRRFLVRKLGGDAPPPRPHRHGHDHDHDHDHGDPHDPGDHGHHDHDHDHVDWRRIRLALSQSRLDDATKTHAIGIFTRLAEAEARVHGRAIDDVVFHEVGAWDSIADVVSAAWLVAQLAAEHWTVGAIPLGGGRVRTAHGLLPVPAPAAALLLEGFAMIDDGIEGERVTPTGAAILSYLCREPKPRAGARVLRSSAHGFGTRRLPGISNCLRVLAFEAPAASDLLADHVAVLECEIDDQTGEDLAEAVTHIRSLPGVLDVVQAQVFGKKGRVMTQLRILALPARRDAVLAATFDETTTLGIRHCIMDRAILRREATAIEHEGRVFHAKTAERPSGQTTKIEADDLASTRGAGARARLRARLDVALRTEGEKP comes from the coding sequence ATGCTTCACCTTCATCTGGATCCGGTCGGCGGCATGGCCGGCGACATGTTCGTGGCCGCGCTACTCGATCTCAGGCCAGATCTGGAAGAGGGACTGAAGGCAGCGTTGGCCCTTTGCCCGCTGATTGAGACCGTGGAATGCAGCCTCCTACCCCATGATGACGGCATACTGACCGGACGCCGGTTTCTGGTGCGCAAGCTTGGCGGCGATGCCCCGCCCCCGCGGCCCCATCGTCACGGGCACGACCATGATCATGATCATGATCATGGAGATCCGCACGATCCCGGTGATCACGGTCATCACGATCACGATCATGACCACGTCGATTGGCGGCGGATTCGCCTGGCTCTTTCGCAATCGCGGCTCGACGACGCGACCAAGACCCATGCGATCGGCATCTTCACCCGCCTGGCCGAGGCGGAGGCGCGCGTCCATGGGCGGGCGATCGACGATGTCGTCTTTCACGAAGTCGGCGCCTGGGATTCGATTGCCGACGTCGTCTCGGCAGCCTGGCTGGTGGCGCAGCTGGCCGCGGAGCATTGGACGGTGGGCGCGATCCCCTTGGGTGGCGGACGCGTCAGAACGGCCCACGGGCTTCTGCCGGTTCCCGCCCCGGCCGCCGCGCTGCTGCTGGAGGGCTTCGCGATGATCGATGACGGGATCGAGGGCGAGCGGGTCACGCCGACGGGGGCGGCGATCCTGTCCTATCTCTGCCGCGAGCCGAAACCGCGAGCCGGCGCTCGGGTTCTGCGCTCCTCCGCCCATGGCTTCGGAACGAGGCGCCTTCCGGGCATCAGCAATTGCCTGCGTGTGCTGGCCTTTGAAGCGCCTGCAGCAAGCGATCTTCTGGCCGATCACGTGGCGGTGCTCGAATGCGAAATCGACGACCAGACCGGTGAGGACCTCGCCGAGGCTGTGACACATATCAGGTCCCTGCCGGGCGTTCTCGACGTCGTGCAGGCGCAAGTGTTCGGCAAGAAGGGCCGCGTGATGACACAGCTGCGCATCCTGGCTCTCCCGGCGCGCCGCGATGCCGTCCTCGCGGCGACATTCGATGAGACCACGACCCTCGGCATCCGGCACTGCATCATGGACCGGGCGATCCTGCGGCGTGAGGCGACAGCGATCGAGCATGAGGGCCGGGTATTCCATGCCAAGACCGCGGAACGGCCATCGGGTCAGACCACCAAGATCGAGGCCGATGACCTCGCCTCAACCCGAGGAGCCGGCGCCCGCGCCCGCCTGCGCGCCCGGCTGGATGTTGCGCTGAGGACGGAGGGAGAGAAGCCTTGA
- a CDS encoding adenine nucleotide alpha-hydrolase family protein, translating into MPTPLEEVLSSLGPITIAVSGGVDSMTLAIVAGRLLGTHAVDMAHAVSPAVQPEATERVRLWAQREGWTLVTLDAGEFGDRNYLDNPVNRCFFCKGHLYGAIAGLSRRQIVSGANMDDLGEYRPGLDAARAVGVRHPYVEAGVDKAGVRNLARQLGLGDLAELPASPCLSSRVETAIRIDPATLTAIHAIETLVGRSLAPETVRCRVRHAGVVIELDPSSLAAAEGSQELVQAIAALLPASIAGQRISFEAYRKGSAFVGAKS; encoded by the coding sequence ATACCGACCCCACTCGAAGAGGTGCTCTCGTCCCTCGGCCCGATCACGATCGCCGTCAGTGGCGGCGTCGATTCCATGACGCTCGCGATCGTCGCGGGCCGCCTGCTCGGCACCCATGCCGTCGACATGGCCCACGCGGTTTCCCCCGCCGTGCAGCCGGAAGCGACCGAACGTGTCCGGCTTTGGGCACAGCGCGAAGGCTGGACCCTCGTGACCCTCGATGCCGGGGAGTTCGGCGATCGCAATTATCTCGACAACCCCGTGAACCGCTGCTTCTTTTGCAAGGGTCATCTCTATGGCGCGATCGCAGGCCTCTCGCGGCGACAGATCGTATCGGGCGCCAACATGGACGATCTTGGCGAATATCGCCCCGGGCTCGACGCCGCGCGGGCTGTCGGGGTACGCCACCCCTATGTGGAAGCAGGGGTCGACAAGGCAGGCGTCCGCAACCTCGCCCGTCAACTGGGGCTGGGCGACCTCGCCGAGCTACCCGCCTCGCCCTGCCTGTCCAGCCGGGTCGAGACCGCCATTCGCATCGACCCAGCCACCCTGACCGCCATCCACGCCATCGAGACGCTGGTGGGCAGGTCGCTGGCGCCAGAGACGGTCCGATGCCGTGTCCGCCACGCCGGCGTCGTCATCGAGCTGGATCCGTCATCCTTGGCGGCCGCAGAGGGAAGCCAGGAGCTTGTCCAAGCCATCGCCGCGCTATTGCCCGCGTCGATCGCTGGCCAGCGGATCTCGTTCGAGGCCTATCGCAAAGGCAGCGCGTTTGTCGGAGCCAAATCGTGA
- a CDS encoding FAD-binding oxidoreductase, translating into MHAVLPLQETALAALHAAMPAGMLLTEEADVERYSRDWTGDHHGRPVAVARPRSVEEVSLLMRCCHEHRIHVVPQGGLTGLVGAAVPSYPGGEVVVSLERMNKVRSVHAIDFAMVVEAGCILEEAKRQAEAVDCILPITFGAQGSCRLGGNVATNAGGFNVLRYGMTRDLVLGLEVVLTDGRIWNGLRTLRKDNRGYDLKQLFIGSEGTLGIITAVSLKLFPRPTQIETALVGLDSVEDAMALYALARRECSDLLSAFELILRGGIEIAINARADLEDPLSEVYPVYVLLEASAGGRVDLRALIEDFLAGAGQWVRDGVIASNRTQGERLWLLREMMVEAQGRGGRYLRTDVSVPISSIAAFVSDSLTALAAAHPAALVVTYGHVGDGNLHMNVVPPEGMAASEMDRLFHAAETIIFDAIDRHGGSISAEHGIGRVKQRAYLDRADPLTLELAGRIKDAFDPLHLLSAGRILPLRDV; encoded by the coding sequence ATGCATGCCGTTCTGCCGCTTCAGGAAACTGCGCTCGCCGCCCTTCACGCCGCGATGCCGGCAGGCATGCTGCTGACGGAGGAAGCCGATGTCGAGCGCTACAGCCGCGACTGGACGGGGGATCATCATGGCCGGCCTGTGGCCGTCGCGCGGCCACGGTCGGTCGAGGAAGTCAGCCTTTTGATGCGCTGCTGCCATGAACATCGGATCCATGTCGTGCCACAGGGCGGGCTGACCGGTCTCGTCGGTGCCGCGGTACCGAGCTATCCCGGCGGCGAGGTCGTGGTGTCGCTGGAGCGGATGAACAAGGTCCGGTCGGTCCATGCTATCGATTTCGCCATGGTCGTCGAAGCGGGCTGCATTCTGGAGGAGGCGAAGCGCCAGGCCGAGGCAGTCGACTGTATACTGCCCATCACCTTTGGCGCGCAGGGAAGCTGCCGCCTGGGCGGCAATGTCGCGACCAATGCCGGCGGGTTCAACGTGCTTCGCTACGGCATGACCCGCGATCTGGTCCTGGGGCTTGAAGTCGTGCTGACGGACGGGCGCATCTGGAACGGGCTGCGCACCCTGCGCAAGGACAACCGCGGCTACGATTTGAAGCAGCTCTTCATCGGCAGCGAAGGCACACTTGGTATCATCACGGCCGTTTCGCTGAAGCTGTTCCCCAGGCCGACCCAGATCGAGACTGCGCTTGTCGGTCTGGACTCGGTCGAGGACGCGATGGCGCTCTATGCTCTCGCGCGGCGGGAATGCAGCGACCTGCTATCGGCGTTCGAGCTTATTCTGCGTGGCGGTATCGAGATCGCGATCAATGCCCGTGCCGATCTTGAGGATCCGTTGTCCGAGGTCTATCCGGTCTATGTCCTGCTGGAGGCTTCGGCTGGCGGGCGGGTCGATCTCCGGGCCCTGATCGAGGATTTCCTGGCGGGCGCGGGCCAATGGGTGCGCGATGGCGTCATCGCTTCGAACCGGACCCAGGGAGAGCGGCTCTGGCTGCTGCGCGAAATGATGGTCGAGGCCCAGGGGCGTGGCGGCCGCTATCTGAGAACCGACGTTTCCGTTCCGATATCGAGCATCGCCGCCTTCGTTTCAGACAGCCTCACGGCGCTCGCCGCTGCCCATCCAGCGGCCCTCGTGGTAACCTATGGGCATGTGGGCGACGGCAATCTCCATATGAACGTAGTCCCGCCCGAAGGCATGGCGGCGTCGGAGATGGACAGGCTTTTCCATGCGGCCGAGACCATCATCTTTGATGCCATCGACCGACATGGCGGCTCCATCAGCGCCGAGCATGGTATCGGCCGGGTCAAGCAACGGGCCTATCTCGATCGTGCCGACCCCTTGACGCTCGAACTGGCGGGCCGGATCAAGGATGCGTTCGATCCGCTGCATCTGCTCAGCGCGGGTCGGATCCTGCCCCTGCGAGACGTTTGA
- the gloA gene encoding lactoylglutathione lyase — translation MSDTPTKFRMMHTMIRVLDLDKSIRFYTEMLGMDLLRRDDYPEGKFTNAFVGYGPEDTDTVVELTYNWGREEAYDLGTAFGHLALGVNDIYGVCAALEKQGVKIPRPPGPMKHGTTHIAFIEDPDGYKIELIDLATMS, via the coding sequence ATGAGCGACACGCCCACGAAATTTAGAATGATGCACACGATGATCCGTGTGCTCGATCTGGACAAATCGATCCGCTTTTATACTGAGATGCTCGGCATGGACTTGCTTCGTCGGGACGATTACCCCGAAGGGAAGTTCACCAACGCCTTTGTCGGTTATGGTCCCGAGGACACGGATACCGTCGTCGAGCTGACCTATAATTGGGGACGCGAAGAAGCCTACGATCTCGGTACCGCCTTCGGCCATTTGGCACTCGGCGTCAACGACATCTATGGCGTCTGCGCCGCGCTCGAAAAGCAGGGCGTCAAGATTCCCCGTCCGCCGGGCCCGATGAAGCACGGCACGACGCATATTGCCTTCATCGAGGACCCTGACGGCTACAAGATCGAGCTCATCGACCTCGCCACCATGTCCTGA
- a CDS encoding ABC transporter ATP-binding protein — MTLLSITDVTTGYGPTVVNRNVSLSLAAGEIVTILGPNGAGKSTLLRTIVGLVKPRGGSVVFDGENLTGKTPDVLAKRGVVLVPEGRRIFADMTVGENLRLGAYARSDREAIETDVGTMEAFFPILATKRQQKGGSLSGGQQQMLAIARGLMARPRVLLLDEPSLGLSPLLVKEIQAIILGIGERFGASVLLVEQNAGLALSVATRGYLMQNGRIVTSGPIAELKDMSLMRELYLGGITEQA, encoded by the coding sequence GTGACGCTGCTCTCGATCACGGACGTCACGACCGGATACGGACCGACGGTCGTCAACCGCAACGTTTCCCTGTCTCTCGCCGCCGGCGAGATCGTCACGATCCTGGGCCCCAACGGAGCGGGAAAGTCGACGCTGCTGCGCACGATCGTCGGGCTCGTCAAGCCGCGCGGCGGCAGTGTCGTGTTCGACGGTGAGAACCTCACCGGGAAGACCCCGGATGTGCTGGCCAAGCGGGGGGTCGTCCTCGTTCCCGAGGGTCGGCGCATCTTCGCGGATATGACGGTCGGAGAAAATCTGCGTCTCGGCGCCTATGCGCGAAGCGACCGTGAAGCCATCGAGACCGATGTCGGCACCATGGAGGCGTTCTTCCCGATCCTCGCCACCAAGCGCCAGCAGAAGGGCGGCTCACTCAGCGGCGGCCAGCAGCAGATGCTGGCGATCGCGCGCGGCCTGATGGCACGTCCGCGCGTCCTGCTGCTCGACGAGCCTTCGCTCGGCCTCTCACCTCTGCTGGTCAAGGAGATCCAGGCGATCATCCTTGGCATCGGCGAGAGGTTCGGCGCATCGGTCCTGCTTGTGGAACAAAACGCCGGACTGGCCTTGTCTGTCGCGACCCGCGGCTATCTCATGCAGAATGGACGGATCGTCACCTCGGGCCCGATCGCGGAGCTCAAGGACATGTCCCTGATGCGCGAGCTCTACCTCGGCGGAATAACGGAACAGGCTTGA
- the larB gene encoding nickel pincer cofactor biosynthesis protein LarB, whose product MSAEDIVFDHGRAGRIGLDEAVFCQGKSAGQISSILNEVAARGDGLLLTRLENDKLQQLPPEQQQALDYCSLSRTAFFGALRPVISRGKVAIVAAGTSDAPVAREAARTLRHAGIEATLITDVGVAGLWRLMDRIDEIRRFPIVIAVAGMDAALASVLGGLVRSTIICVPTSVGYGAAENGRTALNAMLSSCAPGLVTCNIDSGYGAACAAIRMLGSFS is encoded by the coding sequence GTGAGCGCGGAGGATATTGTCTTCGATCACGGCCGGGCCGGGCGGATCGGCCTCGACGAGGCCGTGTTTTGCCAGGGCAAGAGCGCAGGGCAGATTTCGTCGATCCTGAACGAAGTCGCGGCGCGGGGCGATGGGCTGCTGCTGACCCGTCTCGAAAACGACAAGCTTCAACAACTGCCACCTGAACAACAGCAGGCGCTCGATTATTGCAGCCTTTCGCGGACGGCATTCTTCGGCGCGCTACGGCCGGTCATTTCGAGGGGCAAGGTGGCCATCGTCGCTGCCGGCACGTCAGATGCGCCCGTGGCACGCGAGGCGGCCCGAACCCTCCGCCATGCCGGGATCGAGGCGACATTGATTACGGATGTGGGCGTCGCCGGCCTATGGCGCCTCATGGACAGGATCGACGAAATCCGGCGTTTTCCCATCGTGATCGCCGTTGCCGGGATGGACGCCGCCCTCGCCAGCGTCCTCGGCGGATTGGTGCGGAGTACGATCATCTGTGTCCCAACATCGGTTGGCTATGGCGCAGCGGAGAACGGCCGGACGGCACTCAACGCCATGCTGTCGAGCTGCGCGCCGGGCCTCGTGACGTGCAACATCGACAGCGGCTATGGCGCTGCCTGCGCGGCGATCCGGATGCTGGGCAGCTTTTCATAA